In one window of Gossypium hirsutum isolate 1008001.06 chromosome A01, Gossypium_hirsutum_v2.1, whole genome shotgun sequence DNA:
- the LOC107919081 gene encoding uncharacterized protein, with the protein MASSPLNVQPSFHARSNSLPSRQHPITSQIDENLNGLRASQLASTSSSSIGHELTYTSLLLLNVCGTAKDTLLRTKECTQELQSILRRRRGGVEGLGDEVRKYLTSKKEVRKAISKASKNLKHMDNKRTSKDGETGAVINTLKQVVAATMGVLQSLLSFISGPEASSRWPLVSKLMHQKRVRCEEEEEKTNKIANAEAEFRSFIKSGNVKHVENVQNELQNSELCIQDIEEGRESFFRRLIKARVTVLNIFNC; encoded by the exons atggctTCCTCTCCTTTGAATGTCCAACCTTCTTTCCATGCTCGCTCAAACAGCTTGCCTTCAAGGCAACATCCCATCACTTCACAAATTGATGAAAATCTAAACGGACTGAGGGCATCTCAATTGGCCTCTACATCTTCGTCATCCATAGGACATGAACTGACCT ATACATCTCTCTTGCTCCTAAATGTATGCGGAACCGCTAAAGATACCTTGTTGCGAACCAAAGAATGCACTCAAGAACTCCAATCGATTTTGCGCCGAAGACGAGGAGGAGTTGAAGGGCTTGGTGATGAGGTTAGAAAATACTTAACCTCCAAGAAGGAAGTGAGAAAGGCAATAAGCAAGGCCTCCAAGAACTTGAAACATATGGACAATAAACGTACGAGCAAAGACGGTGAGACCGGAGCTGTGATTAACACCTTAAAACAAGTAGTAGCAGCCACCATGGGCGTGTTACAATCCTTGTTGTCCTTTATTTCAGGGCCAGAGGCATCGAGCCGGTGGCCACTAGTTTCAAAGTTAATGCACCAGAAAAGAGTAAGGTgcgaggaagaagaagagaaaacaaataaaatcgcGAATGCTGAAGCTGAATTCCGTTCTTTCATTAAATCTGGAAATGTGAAGCATGTTGAGAATGTGCAAAATGAGCTCCAAAACTCAGAGTTGTGCATCCAAGACATTGAAGAAGGTCGTGAAAGCTTCTTCAGGCGTTTGATCAAAGCTAGAGTCACTGTTCTAAACATTTTCAACTGTTGA